The nucleotide sequence GATGTATACGAAGGAACGGGCAGAATCCTTGGACCGTCGATTTTTTCTCCTATGCCTGGAACCATCTCCGTAGAAATGAACAACGGGGAGGAAAATGAAATGCTGATCCCGAAGAATGTGATTGTCTCTACAGGCTCAAGACCGCGCAGCCTTCCCGGCCTTGAAATTGACGGAGAAGCAGTCCTTACTTCAGATGAGGCATTAAACCTTCCGTCTTTGCCGAAGTCCATCATCATTGTCGGCGGAGGCGTGATCGGCATTGAGTGGGCGTCCATGCTTTCTGATTTCGGCCTTGACGTAACGGTCCTTGAATATGCAGACAGAATACTCCCTACAGAAGATGCGGATATTTCAAAAGAAATGCAGCGCCTGCTGAAGAAAAAGGGCGTCACGGTCGTGACAGGTGCAAAGGTGCTTTCTGAAACACTTGAAAAAGGAGAAGCAGTCTCCATATCTGCAGAGCATAAAGGAGAAGTAAAAACCTTCTCGGCAGAAAAAATTCTTGTATCCGTCGGCCGTCAGGCAAATGTTGAAGGCATCGGCCTTGAGAACACCGACATCCAGATTGAAAACGGATTTATTAAGACAAACGCATTTATGCAGACGAAGGAATCACATATCTACGCAATCGGGGATGTAATCGGCGGCATGCAGCTTGCTCATGTAGCTTCACACGAAGGCATTACCGCCGTTGAACACATTGCCGGGAAAAATCCTTCTGCCATCACGTACAGAAACGTATCAAGATGTGTCTACAGCACACCTGAAATCGCAAGTGTGGGCTACACGGAAGCAGAAGCAAAAGATGCCGGTTTTGACGTGAAGACAGGGAAATTTTCTTTCCGTGCAATCGGCAAAGCGCTTGTTTTTGGAGAGTCGGACGGGTTTGTCAAATTAGTGGCAGATGTTAAAACAAATGACCTTCTTGGCGTTCATATGATCGGACCGCACGTGACAGATATGATTTCAGAGGCCGGTCTTGCCATGGTGCTGGATGCAACCCCGTGGGAAATCGGGCACACGATCCATCCGCATCCTACGCTTTCTGAAGCAATCGGCGAAGCTGCTCTTGCAGTGGATGGCAGCGCAATACATTCTTAAGGGGAACGACTTCCCTTACATACTGATTTTTAGGAGGCAGCAAAATGGCTGAAAATCGTCATCAAACTCTTGGTCTGACAGATCAGGATGTTCTTGAAATGTATGAAACTATGGTTATGGCCCGTAAAATTGATGAGCGCATGTGGCTGTTGAACCGTTCAGGAAAAATTCCGTTTGTCATCTCTTGTCAGGGCCAGGAAGCGGCACAGGTTGGAGCTGCTTTTGCCCTTGACCGCAAGAAAGATTACGCACTTCCTTACTACAGAGATATGGGCGT is from Bacillus sp. FSL H8-0547 and encodes:
- the lpdA gene encoding dihydrolipoyl dehydrogenase; its protein translation is MATEYDLVIVGGGTGGYVAAIRASQLGLKTAIVEKGKLGGTCLHAGCIPSKALLRSAEVFATAKRSEEFGVITSGVELDFAKVQERKQSIIDTLHNGVQHLMKQGKIDVYEGTGRILGPSIFSPMPGTISVEMNNGEENEMLIPKNVIVSTGSRPRSLPGLEIDGEAVLTSDEALNLPSLPKSIIIVGGGVIGIEWASMLSDFGLDVTVLEYADRILPTEDADISKEMQRLLKKKGVTVVTGAKVLSETLEKGEAVSISAEHKGEVKTFSAEKILVSVGRQANVEGIGLENTDIQIENGFIKTNAFMQTKESHIYAIGDVIGGMQLAHVASHEGITAVEHIAGKNPSAITYRNVSRCVYSTPEIASVGYTEAEAKDAGFDVKTGKFSFRAIGKALVFGESDGFVKLVADVKTNDLLGVHMIGPHVTDMISEAGLAMVLDATPWEIGHTIHPHPTLSEAIGEAALAVDGSAIHS